From the genome of Reinekea thalattae:
ACCATGCGAATGACGGTGTCGTTGCACTCCGAGCCAGAGCCAGTAAAGAACACATGGTTTAAACCTTCCGGCGTGACTTCGGCCAACAGCGTAGACAGTTCTGCCGCTGGTGGGTGAGTCGATTGGAAAAATAAATTGTAGTAAGGCAGCTTCTTCATCTGCTCAGTGGCTGCGTTGATCAGTGGTTCACAGCTGTAGCCCATATTGGTACACCAAAGACCAGACATGGCATCGAGAATTTCGCGACCGGCATCATCGTAAATATAGATACCTTGCGCACGTTCGATCATGCGAGCGCCTTTGGCATTCAGCTCACTGTAATTACTGAACGGGTGAAAGCAGTGCTCAGCATCTTGTTTAACTAATGGGTTCATTGTACTTCCTTAAAAATTAATAGCTTTAAACATTCAGCAACAGGTATTCACGCTCCCAAGAGCTGATCACCCTGAAGAATGTTTCGTATTCTTTGCGTTTAATGGCGACATAGGCATCAACAAAACGCTTGCCTAAAATGTCTTTTAAATCGTCACAGGTTTCGAGAATTTTTAACGCTTCTTCCAGTGTGCCCGGTAAGGTGTATGGGTCTTCACTGGTATCGTCGGTGGCTTTTTGAGTCGGTTCAATTTTTTGTTCCATACCTAAAAGGCCACAAGCTAAGGTCACTGCCATCGCCAAATAGGGGTTGGCGTCAGAACCAGAATAGCGGTTTTCAACGCGTCGAGCTTTCGCATTGGATCTTGGAATTCGAATGCCGACGGTACGGTTATCTTCGCCCCACTCCAAGTTGGTAGGCGCCATGTCACCGAACACTAAACGTCGGTAGGAATTGACGTTGGGTGCGTAAAAGGCAATACAAGCGGGAGTGTATTTTTGTAAGCCACCAATATAGTGATACAGAGCGTCGCTATGGCTGCCATCTTCGTTGCTGAATATATTGTCGCCGTTAGCATCCAAAAGACTTTGATGGATGTGCATCGATGAACCGGGTTCATCTTCCATCGGTTTGGCCATAAAGGTGGCATAGATGTCGTGACGCAATGCGGTTTCACGAACCGTGCGTTTAAACAAGAAGGCTTGATCGGCAAGTTCTAAGGCATCGCCATGATCAAAGTTGATCTCCATTTGCGCAGCGCCAGACTCATGAATGAGTGTGTCGACGTCTAAATTTTGTGCATCGCAAAAGTCGAACATCTCTTCGAATAATGGGTCGAACTCGTTTACGGCATCAATGCTGTAGCATTGGCGAGCGGTTTCTGGTCTACCATTGCGGCCAATAGGTGGTTCGAGAGGGTAATCTTCGTCGAGGTTTTTTTGCACCAAATAAAATTCTAGCTCGGGTGCCACAACCGGAGTAATACCCTTCTCTTTGTATTTGTTGAGCACACGACGCAGTACGCTGCGTGGTGCGATATCAACTAGTTCGTCGTCGTTATTGAAGCAGTCGTGAATAATTTGAGCGGTTGGCTCTTTGGCCCACGGCACAAAACGAATGCTGTCTGCATCCGGCTTTAAATTCATGTCGCTGTCGGTGAGGTCGATCATGTCATCGTTATCAGGCCAGTCACCAGTGACGGTTAAAAAGAACAGGCTTTCTGGCAGCTTCATGCCATTTTCTTTGAGAAATTTATGGGCAGGGATAATTTTGCCACGAGCATTGCCCGTTATATCTGGTACCAAACATTCTACTTCAGTGATTTTATGTTCTAAAAGCCATTCCCTAATGTCGCTCATAACGGACTTTGTAACCTGCGGTTGGTTGAGAGGAATCGGAGCGCTATCGCTCAGATTTGAAAATAACATCGGCCAGTAATACAAATGCCATCATGTCATAGTGATGTCAAGCGGGTCGTTAACTATAATTTAACAAGATCGCTATATTTGGTGCTATTTCTTAGACTTCGGGTTGAAATTATTTACATATCGGCGCTCTTTCGAGTAGGCTGTGGATCAGAGTAAATCACAAGGATCACATTCATGTGGCTAGATAAAAAGCTTTGGATGACGGCAGAAGACCTCCCCGAAGCTGAAC
Proteins encoded in this window:
- a CDS encoding glutamine synthetase family protein, which encodes MSDIREWLLEHKITEVECLVPDITGNARGKIIPAHKFLKENGMKLPESLFFLTVTGDWPDNDDMIDLTDSDMNLKPDADSIRFVPWAKEPTAQIIHDCFNNDDELVDIAPRSVLRRVLNKYKEKGITPVVAPELEFYLVQKNLDEDYPLEPPIGRNGRPETARQCYSIDAVNEFDPLFEEMFDFCDAQNLDVDTLIHESGAAQMEINFDHGDALELADQAFLFKRTVRETALRHDIYATFMAKPMEDEPGSSMHIHQSLLDANGDNIFSNEDGSHSDALYHYIGGLQKYTPACIAFYAPNVNSYRRLVFGDMAPTNLEWGEDNRTVGIRIPRSNAKARRVENRYSGSDANPYLAMAVTLACGLLGMEQKIEPTQKATDDTSEDPYTLPGTLEEALKILETCDDLKDILGKRFVDAYVAIKRKEYETFFRVISSWEREYLLLNV